One window of Nevskiales bacterium genomic DNA carries:
- a CDS encoding HI1506-related protein encodes MAKVLRITSKRDGFRRGGIAHSTTPTDHPIDRFTKEQLAAIKTEPMLTVEEIDDGKKASGDADKGDQGKAGKGK; translated from the coding sequence ATGGCCAAGGTTCTTCGGATCACCAGCAAGCGCGACGGCTTCCGTCGTGGCGGCATCGCGCACTCGACCACCCCGACCGATCACCCGATCGACCGCTTCACCAAGGAGCAGCTCGCCGCCATCAAGACCGAGCCGATGCTGACCGTCGAGGAGATCGACGACGGCAAGAAGGCCTCTGGCGACGCCGATAAGGGCGACCAGGGCAAGGCCGGCAAGGGCAAGTAA